A section of the Candidatus Bathyarchaeota archaeon genome encodes:
- a CDS encoding energy-coupling factor ABC transporter permease codes for MHIMEGFLPHPWWEIWFAIAIPFVAFGIYKLTKIAKQIPEAKPLLALMGAFIFVLSSLKLPSVTGSTSHPTGTGLAAVIVGPWITSVLSVIVLIFQALLLAHGGLTTLGANVFSMGIAGPFLAYGIWKVAKRTNLPSSVGIFLAAFLGDLFTYVITSAQLALAFPTAVGFMDAFIKFGGIFAITQIPLAIGEGILAVIMFDFLAKYKGQLLAAMKVIKLPTIKRNQEEKTQ; via the coding sequence ATGCACATAATGGAAGGCTTCCTCCCCCATCCATGGTGGGAAATCTGGTTCGCAATAGCAATCCCGTTTGTTGCCTTTGGCATATATAAACTCACAAAAATCGCAAAACAAATCCCCGAAGCAAAGCCGCTTCTGGCGCTAATGGGAGCCTTCATCTTCGTGTTATCATCGCTGAAACTACCCTCCGTAACGGGCAGCACCTCACATCCCACTGGAACAGGTTTAGCCGCCGTAATTGTTGGCCCATGGATCACTTCCGTACTTTCAGTAATCGTATTGATTTTCCAAGCTTTACTGCTGGCTCATGGCGGTTTGACCACTCTTGGAGCTAACGTTTTTTCAATGGGTATAGCTGGGCCATTTTTAGCTTATGGAATATGGAAAGTTGCAAAGAGGACAAACCTTCCTTCTTCAGTAGGAATTTTTCTCGCAGCCTTCTTAGGTGACTTGTTTACCTACGTCATTACTTCTGCCCAACTTGCCCTTGCTTTCCCCACCGCAGTAGGCTTCATGGATGCATTCATCAAGTTCGGCGGTATCTTCGCGATAACCCAAATCCCACTAGCCATCGGCGAAGGTATACTGGCAGTCATAATGTTTGACTTCTTGGCCAAATACAAAGGACAACTCTTAGCAGCCATGAAAGTAATCAAACTACCCACAATAAAGCGCAATCAGGAGGAAAAAACGCAATGA
- a CDS encoding energy-coupling factor ABC transporter substrate-binding protein, protein MNSKYYIVLIVAVVILFAIPLIILPNAEFGGADSSAENAISDQGYEPWFTSIWEPPSGEIETLLFSLQAAIGALIIGYFIGYERGKRAKLKQQNPAP, encoded by the coding sequence ATGAACTCAAAATACTACATCGTCCTAATAGTCGCCGTTGTGATTCTCTTCGCGATACCCCTGATAATCTTACCCAACGCTGAATTCGGCGGTGCCGACAGCTCAGCTGAAAACGCAATTTCTGACCAAGGCTACGAACCTTGGTTTACATCGATTTGGGAGCCTCCCAGCGGTGAAATCGAGACCCTGCTTTTCTCTTTACAGGCTGCTATAGGTGCCCTTATTATTGGGTACTTTATTGGTTATGAGCGGGGAAAAAGAGCAAAACTAAAACAGCAGAACCCGGCACCATAG
- the cbiQ gene encoding cobalt ECF transporter T component CbiQ, which translates to MSHQHDLSGEIDRYAYTNGIAKNSPTTKIFFALSSLIISVSSPTPIIPIIIFIINTILLLSIAKIPAKFYFHLLEYPTLAVILSVLIIALFFGFGETIAQISLPWFTWSIYQNGITMAITTFFRVEGAITCTFFLVLTTSMTDLFVTLRKIKIPKVVIELSLLIYRYIFVFMEVSSKMNTAQSLRLGHSSAMRRIRSLALLAGNLFIRTLEQGERTFTAMSARGYDGNIRLLEELPSPKKSAIIAIVLFDVVFAVVIFLLLYFGVV; encoded by the coding sequence TTGAGTCACCAGCACGATCTATCTGGAGAAATTGACAGGTACGCTTACACGAATGGAATAGCGAAGAATAGCCCAACAACAAAAATCTTCTTTGCACTCTCGTCACTGATTATAAGCGTTTCATCTCCGACCCCGATAATCCCCATAATAATTTTCATAATTAACACCATTTTGCTTTTGTCTATAGCAAAAATTCCAGCCAAGTTTTATTTTCACTTGCTTGAATATCCCACTTTAGCTGTGATTTTAAGTGTTTTAATTATCGCCTTGTTTTTTGGCTTCGGGGAAACGATTGCCCAGATTTCTCTCCCTTGGTTTACTTGGAGCATCTACCAAAACGGCATAACAATGGCGATCACCACTTTCTTCAGAGTTGAAGGGGCCATAACCTGCACTTTCTTTTTAGTTTTAACTACATCAATGACTGACCTCTTTGTAACTTTGAGAAAAATCAAAATCCCCAAAGTGGTCATAGAACTTTCTTTGCTCATCTACCGTTACATCTTTGTCTTCATGGAAGTTTCCTCTAAAATGAACACTGCTCAAAGCCTTAGACTGGGGCACTCCAGCGCTATGAGGCGAATCCGCTCACTAGCTCTACTTGCGGGCAACCTTTTCATCCGAACTCTAGAACAAGGTGAACGAACGTTTACCGCAATGAGCGCCAGAGGCTACGACGGTAACATCAGGTTACTTGAAGAGCTTCCCAGCCCAAAAAAATCAGCCATCATAGCCATAGTTTTGTTTGATGTTGTATTTGCAGTTGTAATCTTTTTATTGCTCTACTTTGGAGTTGTATAG
- a CDS encoding ATP-binding cassette domain-containing protein, with the protein MLFRLENLVHQYSDGTIALDNVSLSFETGDRIALLGTNGSGKTTLLNHLNGILKPTSGQIYYQDQPLKYDSKSLLQLRRRVGFVFQDPNDQLFAPTVKQDVAFGPLNLGQPPEQVKKVVDDALETVGMLEFKEKPPHFLSLGQKKRVALAGVLAMEPEVIIMDEPTSNLDPRATSDILHLLLRLNKEKRITLLLATHDVDMVPLFANKLYILSKGKLVSEGAPKDLFSDAELIRKVNLRAPRLTHLFEVLKKEDNLPIDEKLPLTIGEARKEILQLLGTTKSEK; encoded by the coding sequence ATGCTGTTTCGCCTCGAAAACCTCGTGCATCAATACTCAGATGGTACAATCGCCTTAGACAATGTTTCGCTCAGTTTCGAGACTGGCGACAGGATTGCCCTTTTAGGAACCAACGGCTCAGGAAAAACCACGCTCCTAAACCACCTAAACGGCATCCTAAAACCCACTTCTGGGCAAATTTACTATCAAGATCAACCCTTAAAATACGACTCCAAATCGTTGCTTCAACTCAGAAGAAGAGTGGGTTTTGTCTTTCAGGACCCAAACGATCAACTCTTTGCTCCAACCGTAAAACAGGACGTTGCTTTTGGTCCCTTAAACCTTGGGCAACCCCCTGAGCAGGTTAAAAAAGTCGTTGATGATGCGCTGGAAACTGTTGGTATGTTGGAGTTTAAGGAGAAGCCTCCGCATTTTCTCAGTTTGGGCCAAAAAAAACGTGTTGCATTAGCTGGTGTGCTTGCGATGGAGCCTGAAGTCATAATTATGGATGAGCCCACATCTAACCTTGACCCACGAGCCACAAGCGACATTCTGCACTTACTTTTACGTCTTAACAAAGAAAAACGAATCACACTTTTGCTGGCCACGCATGACGTTGACATGGTGCCACTGTTCGCCAACAAACTCTACATCCTCAGCAAAGGAAAACTCGTCTCCGAAGGTGCACCTAAAGACCTCTTCTCCGATGCAGAACTGATACGTAAAGTGAATCTGCGTGCCCCACGATTAACACACCTCTTTGAGGTCCTAAAGAAAGAAGACAACTTGCCCATCGACGAGAAACTACCCCTAACAATCGGGGAAGCAAGAAAAGAAATTCTCCAGCTCTTGGGAACAACAAAATCTGAAAAGTAG
- a CDS encoding antitoxin: MSDVIAIRVPKELKKELQQLNPDYAEDVRAYLEQMVKRKKLAKVLAEVTVFRQELYKKIGNTTPSADIIREDRDHGH; the protein is encoded by the coding sequence ATGAGCGATGTAATTGCGATAAGAGTTCCAAAAGAACTAAAAAAGGAACTTCAACAACTCAACCCCGACTACGCAGAGGATGTGCGGGCGTATCTGGAACAAATGGTAAAAAGGAAAAAACTAGCCAAAGTACTAGCTGAAGTTACTGTGTTTAGGCAAGAGTTATACAAAAAAATCGGTAACACAACACCTTCTGCCGATATAATCAGGGAAGACCGCGACCATGGTCACTGA
- a CDS encoding nickel/cobalt transporter: MTAIEASIIGVIVIGLLHGLEPGHGWPLALLYSAKTTRPMFYAFVSSGILSLAHFASSIAVVLIYVVVSVFYDFSSPILTYIAAAVLIILAIKLFTEKVHSDLAEQHGHFHDNACDLTHTHEHEHAEVGLHNHEHLHPKRLNMSLWKLASCAFVLGFAHEEEFALLALAVGGVSPLLLMVAYGLAVAVGLIGVTLLGMKMYERVKDRISRYEKYIPKVSGVVLVVMAVALLLGVL, encoded by the coding sequence ATGACTGCAATTGAGGCTTCCATAATCGGCGTAATCGTCATCGGGTTGCTACATGGGTTGGAGCCGGGGCACGGCTGGCCTTTAGCGTTGCTTTACTCTGCAAAAACCACCCGACCGATGTTCTACGCGTTTGTGAGTTCAGGCATACTTTCGCTGGCTCATTTCGCCTCTTCTATCGCGGTGGTTTTAATCTACGTAGTAGTTAGTGTGTTCTACGATTTTTCAAGCCCGATTTTAACTTACATCGCGGCCGCTGTACTGATAATTTTAGCAATTAAATTGTTTACCGAAAAAGTACACTCGGACTTGGCGGAGCAGCATGGACACTTCCACGACAACGCCTGCGATTTAACCCACACGCATGAACACGAACACGCAGAGGTTGGCTTACATAATCATGAGCACCTGCACCCTAAACGTCTAAACATGTCGCTTTGGAAGCTTGCGAGCTGCGCCTTTGTTTTGGGCTTTGCGCATGAGGAGGAGTTTGCCCTGTTGGCTTTGGCGGTGGGTGGTGTTAGTCCGTTGTTGTTGATGGTGGCTTATGGGTTGGCGGTGGCTGTGGGCCTTATAGGCGTTACGTTGCTGGGTATGAAGATGTATGAGCGTGTTAAAGACCGCATCAGCCGCTACGAGAAGTACATACCAAAAGTCAGCGGAGTGGTGCTTGTGGTTATGGCGGTCGCTCTGCTTCTCGGTGTCCTGTAA
- a CDS encoding type II toxin-antitoxin system VapC family toxin, producing MVTEVVVDSSVIIALVIPEEHSDWALKKISEHTFLHILDFSYYEVANAIKCKASTELTAKGAEKAFTKALEIMNLFGVHSFGEVIVDAIALALKYNIAVYDASFLSLADNLDIRLLTLDLKLAQKFENTKYRGLIEYPNKQSTH from the coding sequence ATGGTCACTGAAGTAGTCGTGGATTCATCAGTTATCATAGCTCTAGTTATCCCCGAGGAACATTCTGATTGGGCTCTAAAAAAAATTTCAGAGCACACTTTTCTTCACATTTTGGATTTTAGTTATTATGAAGTTGCCAACGCCATAAAATGTAAAGCATCGACTGAACTGACCGCTAAAGGGGCTGAAAAAGCGTTCACCAAAGCCCTTGAAATCATGAACCTTTTTGGTGTGCACAGTTTTGGCGAGGTTATCGTTGACGCTATTGCATTAGCGTTGAAATATAATATTGCTGTTTATGATGCTTCTTTTCTGTCGCTTGCGGATAATTTAGATATTCGATTGCTTACTCTTGACCTTAAACTGGCACAGAAATTCGAAAACACAAAATACCGTGGGCTGATTGAATACCCAAACAAGCAATCAACTCATTAG